A region from the Fusobacterium varium genome encodes:
- the trbI gene encoding conjugal transfer protein TrbI, which yields MSQFDEEIREEENINREEDNPTPPPKPPFLGRHINFKIIYMIIGAVLLYLIISVFRGPSINGKDKTKDSKKGVQKVEANLNAGYGDIDFKEPKYEDTIKDTGVNTVYINQGGEQKNQANQEEIERLRKLQEEANKAKRSPIGFKSVRAEQRQPEVQSNSINEGDYDQNRQASKKAFLYGEKRNDFILNSAIVPAISPYTVTAGDFIPAVVITGMNSDLAAKTIVAQVSENIYDTINHKFLLIPQGTRILGKYDSNVTWGQERLLVVWQRLIFPDGSSLDLDNMQGVDLTGQAGITGKVNNHFASLLKGVLLSSALGAAGAVVTDNDDNWRNAAASGAGEQIITIGDKFASKALDRQPTITIKAGDRFNIMVHADMILRPYKSQRASW from the coding sequence ATGAGCCAGTTTGATGAAGAAATAAGAGAAGAAGAAAATATAAATCGTGAAGAAGATAATCCTACACCACCTCCTAAACCTCCTTTTTTAGGGAGGCATATCAATTTTAAGATTATATATATGATAATAGGTGCAGTTCTTCTTTATTTGATAATAAGTGTTTTTAGAGGTCCTAGCATTAATGGAAAAGATAAAACTAAAGATTCTAAAAAAGGAGTTCAAAAAGTAGAAGCTAACCTCAATGCAGGTTATGGGGATATAGATTTTAAAGAGCCAAAATATGAGGACACTATAAAAGATACAGGAGTAAATACAGTTTATATAAATCAAGGGGGAGAACAAAAAAATCAGGCAAATCAAGAGGAAATAGAAAGACTTAGAAAGCTTCAGGAGGAAGCAAACAAAGCTAAAAGAAGTCCAATAGGTTTTAAATCAGTTAGAGCAGAACAAAGACAACCAGAAGTTCAAAGCAATTCTATAAATGAAGGAGATTACGACCAAAATAGACAAGCTTCTAAAAAAGCTTTTCTATATGGAGAAAAAAGAAATGATTTTATACTTAATAGTGCAATAGTACCAGCAATAAGTCCATATACAGTTACAGCAGGGGATTTCATACCAGCAGTTGTAATTACTGGAATGAATAGTGATCTTGCAGCTAAAACCATTGTAGCTCAAGTATCAGAAAATATATACGATACTATAAACCATAAGTTTTTACTTATACCACAAGGAACAAGGATTTTAGGAAAATATGACAGTAATGTCACTTGGGGTCAAGAAAGGTTACTTGTAGTATGGCAACGCTTGATTTTTCCTGATGGAAGCAGCCTTGACCTTGATAATATGCAAGGCGTAGATTTGACAGGACAGGCAGGAATAACAGGAAAAGTTAATAATCATTTTGCTAGTTTACTTAAAGGAGTTCTTCTTTCATCAGCATTAGGAGCAGCAGGAGCAGTAGTAACAGACAATGATGATAATTGGAGAAATGCAGCAGCTAGCGGAGCAGGAGAACAAATTATAACTATTGGAGATAAATTTGCTTCAAAAGCTCTTGACAGACAACCAACTATAACAATTAAAGCAGGAGATAGATTTAATATTATGGTTCATGCAGACATGATATTAAGACCATATAAATCTCAAAGAGCGAGTTGGTAA
- the trbG gene encoding conjugal transfer protein TrbG, translating to MKKKILIIFCLLSLLMMAADQTENINPDYLIEATEYVDFSMAEPEIRSGAKAARQNIGTTFVYNEKDMYRIYCREGFLTTIYFNPDEEITFMAGGDTERWTVEEGITGSKDGNRTIVTLKPFMTGIKTNLIINTNKRTYNFFLHAANDWYNPMVSFKYPQDIMLKNLKRKQQDAQLTPVNLENINHNYEWKKTKDTWCPLQVFDDGQKTFILLSKKADANQLPAIFMRDEQTGKEAMIRANYNPDTNYFIIDRLVSQVVLQYGKKKIIIKKDGSFIKQPKDHYPVRL from the coding sequence ATGAAAAAGAAGATTTTGATTATATTCTGTCTGCTATCTTTACTTATGATGGCAGCGGATCAAACAGAAAATATAAATCCTGACTATTTAATTGAAGCCACAGAATATGTAGATTTTTCTATGGCTGAACCAGAAATAAGAAGTGGTGCTAAAGCAGCCAGACAAAATATAGGAACTACCTTTGTCTATAATGAAAAAGATATGTATCGTATCTACTGTAGAGAAGGCTTTTTAACAACAATATATTTTAACCCAGATGAAGAAATTACTTTTATGGCTGGTGGAGATACTGAAAGATGGACTGTAGAAGAAGGAATAACAGGTAGTAAAGATGGCAATAGAACTATTGTCACTTTAAAACCTTTTATGACAGGGATTAAAACAAATCTAATTATAAATACTAACAAAAGAACCTATAACTTCTTTTTACATGCTGCTAACGATTGGTATAACCCAATGGTTAGCTTCAAATATCCACAAGACATTATGTTAAAAAATCTTAAAAGAAAGCAGCAAGATGCACAACTAACACCAGTGAATTTAGAAAATATAAACCACAATTATGAGTGGAAGAAAACAAAAGACACTTGGTGTCCGCTGCAAGTCTTTGATGATGGACAAAAAACTTTTATCCTTCTTAGTAAAAAAGCTGATGCTAACCAGTTACCAGCAATATTCATGCGTGATGAACAGACAGGTAAGGAAGCAATGATAAGAGCTAATTATAATCCTGATACTAATTATTTCATAATTGACCGATTAGTAAGCCAAGTTGTGTTGCAATATGGAAAGAAAAAGATAATTATTAAAAAAGATGGCAGCTTTATTAAACAGCCAAAAGACCATTACCCAGTAAGATTATAA